The Eulemur rufifrons isolate Redbay chromosome 29, OSU_ERuf_1, whole genome shotgun sequence DNA window ttgggggaaaaaatcacattGAAGCACTAGAAATCTAGTAGATAAatgctaatgattttttttcccttgctggGCTCTGATATGACACCCGTGGGCTGGCCATTTATTTAACCCTAGAATCTCCGATAGGTGCAGAATCAGAAATATGCATAACACCATATTCAGAGAGATAGATATATAATCCAAACAATTCTGTACAGCATAAGGTCATCATTTTTTTCACAGCCCAGGAACAGATGAATTTGAAGGTGATGTAGTAAAGCAGCCtccttttatatatacatacatgcataaatGATTGGAAAGAGAAATGGAGGCGGGACCTAGATAAACAGCAAAGGGCTTTAGCCAGGTAGGTGCATCCAGAAGCAGTTCTTTGATACTACAATCCTGGAAATGGATAAAGCCAATAGCTTGCGACCCCCTGGGAGGCATTACCTCTATATAGGGCACAATTTTGCAGGAGAAATCCTCCAGCAGCCACTTCTTAGTGAGCTCGTGGAAGATGACGAGCGGAAGACAGAAGAAGATGATGAGAAAGTCCCAGAAGGCCAGGTTGGCCAAAAGGGAGTTGGAGATGCTCCGCATGTAGTAGTTGTGACACACGATGCACATCACCGCCAGGTTGCCGATGATGCCGGTGCCAAAGATCACCACAGACAAACACATGACCGCATAGGCTCCGTATGACTCCTGGGTCAGTGGGTAGAAGGGGTTCTTCAGTCTTACGCGCCGGTTCGTGCTGTTTCCCCGGCGGGGACCCCCGCGCTCGTGGACCCCTTCACCCGAGGACCCATTCTGGGCCAGCGCCCTGCCAGGAGGTGCAATCGTCCGCCCTTCGTGCCCTGCCAGTCCACTGACCGTCTTGGATAGGGGCTTGTGGCGGAAACCCTGGAGTTTCCTGGCTCTCCTTGGCCAGTAAAAAAGATCGCTGGCTCCGGGCACCGTCTTCACACTCTGCTCCTGGCTCCACCCGGAAACGCCGGCGCTTCTGGGACCCTTCTCGTCTTCCTCTGAGATCTGAAGGAAGAGTTGGAAGGCCGTAGGGTCCCCTCTCCCCAAAGTTTCAGGGAGCTCCTGACCGCGAGCACCTTTCCACCTCCAGGGGCTAGGCGGTCTGGTTGGAGGTCCCTGGGATTCGGCTGCCGACACCTCCGCCCCTCTCCCGGCACCTGGGTAATCGCCTGGGGCCGCCGCTAGGTCCCAGGAGGGCGCGGCGAGCACCGCTGCCTCTGGCTTCTCCCAGGGCGCACGGGCTCGAACAACGTCTCTTGCAGAATTTCCCGGTCCCCAAGCGTCCCTGCTGCGGCGCTGGATCAGTGTAGATGAACAGCTTTCCCCCCGACAAGTTTGGTTCCTGGGTGCAGGGGCGGACCCGAGGGCAGAAGAGGCAGAAACCTTGAGCAGTAGCAGAAGCAGCAGCCGTGACATGCGGACGAGAAACGCGCGCGTAGCCCGCATGGCTTGGCAAGGGCGCACCCGGCAGCCGCGGCTCCTGCTTAGGACCGACACCTGCTGCCTAAGTTACTGCTGAGAGTTAGACACATGTCACATACTCACCCCGCCCGGGCAACGGGGAACCGGAGATTACCAGGAGGGTGGAGGATGGGTCTTggggtgacacacacacacacacacacacacacactcctacaaTCCTTCCTCGTTTGGCGTCCCGTGCATTTCTCAGACAAAATCCAGTCAGAGCGAGTGTACCCTCAGCGTTCACAGAGGGAATGGCTACTCTCGGTGGCCGACCTTGCAAAGTTGCAATCAACACCTGACTCTTGATTAATGTTGCAATTGGGGAAAAACGAACGAAGCCCCACGCTCCTCCCTGCCTGTGGGTGGTTGCCTTCTTGTAACAGTTGCTCCGCTTATTTACATCCTTTCCATACTCCTTTATCCAGTTGCGAGCCAAGGTCTctagagggaaagaaaaacaagcccCCCTCTCCCAGACGACTGGCAGTCACAATGCCGCTCCCCGCTCGCTGGAAACAGGTTGCAAACAGCAGACTCAGCGCTGATGCGCAAGCGAAACTCTTGCCCCACCTAACCCCAGCGACTTGAGACGCTACTGCCGCCGAGAAGTGGGATTCCAAACCCCCGGCCACCGTCAAAGTTGCTTCTTCTCCAGCTCAAAGTTGATGAGAGGGCGTCGCGGGCTGCTGGGCGGCTTGGTCGGGCGAAGGGAATCACGGGGGGCAGGAGAGCAAGAGCGCGTTGCTCGTCGGTGGACTGTGCCGCCGGCCGCAGAAGCTTGTCGCTGCCACGGCGGGCGCAGCCGGGCGGAGCGTGTGGTGCCTGGAACCGCCGCGAGCGAGGCGGTGCGCGGCTGGGAAAGGGGAGGTGGCCCGGCCTCTCCCCGCCGCTCCAGCCGCTGCGCGCGCTCGCGAAACCCAGCGCTCGGCTCCttgtttcctccccctcctcctcctc harbors:
- the GPR37 gene encoding prosaposin receptor GPR37, which produces MRATRAFLVRMSRLLLLLLLKVSASSALGSAPAPRNQTCRGESCSSTLIQRRSRDAWGPGNSARDVVRARAPWEKPEAAVLAAPSWDLAAAPGDYPGAGRGAEVSAAESQGPPTRPPSPWRWKGARGQELPETLGRGDPTAFQLFLQISEEDEKGPRSAGVSGWSQEQSVKTVPGASDLFYWPRRARKLQGFRHKPLSKTVSGLAGHEGRTIAPPGRALAQNGSSGEGVHERGGPRRGNSTNRRVRLKNPFYPLTQESYGAYAVMCLSVVIFGTGIIGNLAVMCIVCHNYYMRSISNSLLANLAFWDFLIIFFCLPLVIFHELTKKWLLEDFSCKIVPYIEVASLGVTTFTLCALCIDRFRAATNVQMYYEMIENCSSTTAKLAVIWVGALLLALPEVVLRQLSQEDLGFSGRAPAERCIIKISPDLPDTIYVLALTYDSARLWWYFGCYFCLPTLFTITCSLVTARKIRKAEKACTRGNKRQIQLESQMNCTVVALTILYGFCIIPENICNIVTAYMATGVSQQTMDLLNIISQFLLFFKSCVTPVLLFCLCKPFSRAFMECCCCCCEECIQKSSTVTSDDNDNEYTTELELSPFSTIRREMSTFASVGTHC